The genomic region CTGTTCCGCACCGCGTACGACCCGGCCGAGCGGACCCTGCGGGAGCGCTACTTCGGCGCCGGCGCGACAGTGCCGGCCCGGGTGCCGGCACGGGACACGCAGGCGCCGGCCGAACCCGCCACGACCCGCGGCTGACCGTCGAGCGAGCCGCCTGGGCCGCTCGCTGCTCGCGCGCCGCGGCCTGAACAGCGCCGCGCTCAGAACATCTGCGCTCAGAGCGGCGCCGCGGCCTGCACAGCGCCGCGCTCAGAACATCTGCGCTCAGAGCGGGGCCGCGGCCTGCACAGCGCCGCGCTCGGAACAATGCCGTACTCAGAGCGGCGCCGGGTCAGAACATCGTCGTGTCGACGTCCGCGCCGGAGAGCAGGGCGCCGACGGTGGCGTAGCTGTCGCGGCTGTTGACGAAGTGCTGCGTCGCGGTGTTGATGTCGCGCAGCCGACGTTGCAGCGGCGAGGAGTCGAACACTGTCGACGCGCCGGCCAGCGCGTACGCCGTCTGCACGGCCTGGAGCGCGGTGGCCGTGACCTGCGTGGCGGTGGCGCGCAGGCAGGCGCGGTCCAGCGCGCTGAGCACCTCGCCGCGCCGCGCGGTCTCCCAGGCCCCGGCCGCCTCGCGGTGCAGCAACGCCCGGGCCGCGCGCAGGGCCACGTGGGCCTCGCCGAGGCGGTCGTGGAAAACCGGGGAGTCGGCAAGCGACCGGGTGCTGAACGTCCGGCGGCGGCCGGCGGCGGCGTGCGCCGCCGCGTCGTGCACGGCCCCCTGCGCGATGCCGAGGTCGACAGCCGCGATGAGCAGCCCGGCCTGGGCGATCCGGAAGACGGTACGGCGCACGTCGTCGCCGTCGCCGACGAGGCTGAAGCCGCGGTGCTCGGGGCAGGTGCGGCCGGCCGCCCGCACGTCCTGGCTGGCCGTGCCGCGCAGGCCCAGCACCTGCCAGGTGTCGACAGGCTCCAGCTCCCCTGCGGGGAAGAGCACCATCCGGGTCAGCGGTGCCCCGTTGGGCAGGGTCCGGGGGGTCCGCCCGTCGAGCACGATGCAGTTCAGGTAGATCCAGCTCGCCTGCGGGCTGCCGGTCACGAACGGCCACTGGCCGCTGACCCGCCAGCCGCCCGCCCCGTCCGGGGCCGCCCGGCCCTTGGGCGCCACCGCGCCGGCGCCCAACACGTCCGGGCCGTGCGCGTAGATCTCGTCGCGGGCGGCGTCGGGAAAGCAGGCGAACAGCAGGTGCGCCAGGCCGACCTGGCCGATCAGCCAGCCGGTGGAGGCGTCCGCCGTGGACAGCTGCTCGATGACGCGCAGCGCCTCGACCAGCGGCAGGTCGGCGCCACCGTACGCGGCAGGCACCAGCATCCGCAGGCAGCCCGCCGCGCTCAGCTCGGCGAGAACGTCCTCGGGGACCCGACCCGCCCGGTCAATCTCCGCCGCGCGCTCGGCGAGCGCGGGGAGCAGTCCGTCGACGCGGGGAAGCGTACTGGTCACGGTTGGACTCTA from Micromonospora lupini harbors:
- a CDS encoding acyl-CoA dehydrogenase family protein encodes the protein MTSTLPRVDGLLPALAERAAEIDRAGRVPEDVLAELSAAGCLRMLVPAAYGGADLPLVEALRVIEQLSTADASTGWLIGQVGLAHLLFACFPDAARDEIYAHGPDVLGAGAVAPKGRAAPDGAGGWRVSGQWPFVTGSPQASWIYLNCIVLDGRTPRTLPNGAPLTRMVLFPAGELEPVDTWQVLGLRGTASQDVRAAGRTCPEHRGFSLVGDGDDVRRTVFRIAQAGLLIAAVDLGIAQGAVHDAAAHAAAGRRRTFSTRSLADSPVFHDRLGEAHVALRAARALLHREAAGAWETARRGEVLSALDRACLRATATQVTATALQAVQTAYALAGASTVFDSSPLQRRLRDINTATQHFVNSRDSYATVGALLSGADVDTTMF